DNA from Cutibacterium acnes:
TTTGGTCCGGAGCGTACGGCCCTGGCATTGAAATAGCCGTGGCGGCTTGCATTCCGGCGGCGCATAGAGCCGCGTCGTCAGCAGGTAGTCCGGCGGCCATGAGAGTGCCGCACATTCCGGCCAAAACGTCACCAGACCCACCTTGAGCGGTCCATGCGGGACCAGGAAGAGCGGCACGAACGCCCCCGTCAGGACGGGCAACCCATTGGATAGAGCCTTTCAGCAGGACGGTCGCGCCGAACCGCTGAGCGGCACGGACAGCCGAGCCTCGCGGATCGGCTACTACCTGACTGCGCTCTATCCGCAGCATTCGGGCCAGCTCCCCAGCATGGGGCGTAAGTAGACATCCCTCCGGCAACTCTGCCGGGAGGAGGGCCAGGGCATCAGCGTCGATCACCATGGGGACGCCTTCAGCCGCCCGTTGACTAAATCGGTCGGCGTTGCCATCGTGAGTGCCCCAACCAGACCCGATAACCCAGGACTGAACGCGACCCTCACCAATAACAACGGATGGAGCCCGGCTCAGAATGAAAGCCATGATGGCACTTGGCCCAGAAAACCGCACCATTCCCGGGCCAGTGCGCAACGCTCCGAGAACGCCGAGCACAGCAGCCCCCGGGAACTTCTCGGATCCGGTATCGATGCCGACAACCCCGCGAGAGTACTTGTCGTCAAGCGCGCCAGGTACCGGCCACAGCGACGCCATCTCGGCGAGGTCGCAATACTCATCGACATCATCGAGACACTCGCCATCATCGTCGACAAAGTCGAGGCCGATGTCATGAACCTCCAACTCTCCGCAATAGCGGGCGGCCGGGTGAGCAATATGGCACCACTTGAGGCTGGAAAAGGTTATGGTGTATGCGGCGTGAACACAGGACTCCACCTCACCAGAATTCGCATCTAGGCCCGATGGTAGATCGACCGCGAGCACTGGGATCTGGCGAGCACGCAACCAGGTGTCGATTCGCTCTAGAGACTGCGGAATACCTGGACGGCCTCCAATGCCGAGAACAGCGTCAATCGCGAGATCGTACGAGTGACTGGTGACCTCTCCGAGTGAGACACGGATGCAACCAGCGTCGAGCGCGGCAGCCATGCCAGCCTCGTGCGGTTGGCCCATGACCTGAGCGAGTTCGACCCGCCACCCGCGCTGGGCCAAAGCCGCAGCTGCGAACAGCCCGTCACCGCCGTTATTCCCACCACCAACGAGAACGAGAACACACTGGGACGCTGCCCAATCAGGCATGATCTCATCGACGGCTCCGCCCAGCAGAAGCTCCTGAGCTTTTCGTGCGACGGCCTGAGCGGCAATGTCCATGAGGTCTTGTCCCGGGTGGGCATCACACCACCTCTGCTCAGCTGCTCGGGTGGCCTCGGCGGTACAGACACTTGCCATGACGATCCCCCTTCAGCCCCGCCCGGGGCTCTCGCTGCAGATTGGTATTCATTCAACCACGATGACAAGGGCGGGATGGGGAGGCGCGACTTAACCTTCGCAGAACACCATCGCCACCGCGACACCGGCATCGTGGGTCAGTGAGAGATGAACCCTACGCACACCCAACTCCTCGGCGCGTCGAGCCAGCGATCCACGAAGTTCGAACCTCACAGCTTCACCGTCAGTGACCACCTCGCAGTCTTGCCAGGAGAGTCCTTCTCCTCCACCCAACGCCTTGTACAGGGCCTCCTTAGCGGCAAATCGGGCAGCCTGAGAGCGCGCCGGCATCACAGCCTCAGTATGAGTGAGCATCTTGCGGACCATCCCCGGGTGGCGTTGTACAGCAGCCTCCCACCTGGAGATGTCGCAGACGTCCACCCCGATTCCGATGATCATAGGGTCAAGATTAGGGGTCCGGTCAGTTCCGAGCACCTGGCGACTGCCGCCCGACGTACGAACGGCACATCACCAAAGGTGTCCCCGGGGGCACCTAGTCTGAGTGAGCTCACTCCACCGTGACGGACTTGGCCAGATTCCTTGGCTGGTCAACGTCATGACCCTTGGCGGTGGCCAGTTCACAGGCAAAAGCCTGCAATGGCACTGCGGCTACCAACGGTTGGAGCAGGGTCGAGCAAGCCGGAAGCCCGACGAAGGTGTCAGCGTACGGTTTGACGTCGTCGTCCCCTCGCTCGGCAAGCACGATCGTCCTAGCGCCACGGGCACGGATCTCCTGGATGTTCGAGACCACCTTGTCATGAAGCTGATCTCGCCCCTTCGGTGGCACAACGACGAAGACCGGGGTGCCCTCCTCGATGACGGCTATGGGGCCGTGCTTGAGCTCGCCAGCAGCAAAACCCTCGGCATGCATATAGGCGATCTCCTTGAGCTTGAGAGCACCCTCAAGGGCCACTGGGTAACCGACGTGGCGCCCAAGGAAGAACACCGCTTCCTCTTCTTTCGCCATCACACGAGCCAACTCATAAACCGGTTCGATCTCGTCGAGAACTTCCTGAATCTTGCCAGGCATCTGGTCGAGCTCAGACATTACGCCGCGGATTTCGTCTCCGTACTTCATGCCACGCACCTGAGCCAAGTAGAGGCCCAGCAGATAGCAGGCGACCACCTGGGTGAGGAACCCCTTGGTTGAGGCCACGCCAATCTCGGGGCCAGCGTGGGTGTAGATAACAGCATCGGACTCGCGGGGAATCGTCGCGCCGTTGGTGTTGCAGATCGCGATGACCTTGGCATGCTGCTCACGAGCATGTCGGATGGCCATGAGAGTATCGGCCGTCTCACCAGACTGGGAAACTGTCACGACGAGCGTCATCGGGTCGATGATCGGGTCGCGGTAGCGGAACTCACTGGCCAGATCGACCTCGCACGCGACCCTCGTCCAGTGCTCGATGGCGTACTTGGCAACCATGCCGGCGTAATACGCCGACCCGCATGCGACGACCACAATTTTGTTGATGCGGCGCAACTCCTCCGGCGAGATATGCACTTCGTCAAGGACTAGATCACCACGGTCGGACCAGCGGCCCAATAACGTGTCGGCCACCGCACGTGGCTGCTCGAAGATCTCCTTGCGCATGAACCAGTCGTGACCCTGCTTCTCAGCTGCTGACAGGTCCCAGTCGACGTGATAAGGGCGGGCCTGGCTGGGGTTGCCCTCGAAGTCAGTGACGGTGACCCCGTCGGGGGTGAGCACAACAATCTGGTCCTGGCCCAGTTCGAGGGCCTCGCGGGTGTGCTCGATAAACGCTGCGACATCAGAGGCTAGGAAATTCTCTCCCTGCCCCAGCCCGACGACGAGCGGAGAGTTGCGACGAGCGGCCACCACTGTGTCAGGGGCGTCCGGGCTGACGGCCACCAGTGTGAAAGCTCCTTCGAGTCGTGACGCCACCGCCCCCATGGCCTCTGTCAGCGAGGACCTTCGCTGCATCTCCAAAGCGAGCATGTGAGCGGCAGTCTCGGTGTCAGTCTCCGACGAAAAAGTGATGCCCTCGCTCTCAAGCTCAGCGCGCAGCGCGGCGAAGTTCTCGATAATGCCGTTGTGAACGACTGCGACGCGGCCGTCGAAGGACATGTGGGGGTGGGCGTTCTCGTCAGTGGGAGCGCCGTGGGTGGCCCACCGAGTGTGACCGATACCTTGAGTGGACTCTGGGAGCGGATGGACTGCCAGCTCCTCTTCGAGGTGAGTTAGCTTGCCCGACTTCTTGGCTCGGTACAAGTTTCCGTCCGCCACGACCGCCAACCCGGCCGAGTCATATCCTCGGTACTCAAGACGCCGGAGCCCGTCGATGATGACGCGTTCAGCCTGCCGATGGCCGCAATAACCAACAATTCCGCACATGGCAAGAAACGTACATGAATCATGAGCGTTCCGCGACTTGAAACGCCTGAACGTTTGAACAACACCTCGCACGACCATTTGCACGTATGCGCTACTTCGCTATCTGAAGCCTCACGTGACCCCGACGATTCATAGCGTCAAACTCACATCCTGCATCGACGCATATGGAGAAAACATGAAAAGATCGAAAAGGATTGCAGCAGCCCTGACCTCGCTGACGACCATCGTGGCAACCGCCTTCGCGACCATCTCGGCAGCCCCGGCGCACGCCGCTGACAGCGACACTTCAGTTCCGCCGGAAATAACTATGCCCGGCAGTCCGGACGGTATTCCATCTGCCGGCAACGGCCCGATCAAACTGTTCACCTATCCTGCTTCTGTTTATGCCTTAGCCCACCCTGGCACCAACCCGCAGGGGGCCAACAATTTCAGCTGCAAACCGCGCGAAGGTCAGAACCCCGTCGTCCTGCTTCCCGGCACCAATTCCGACGCCTATGCGTCATGGTCGATGTACGCGCCGAAGCTCACCAAACTCGGCTATTGCGTCTTCTCCCCCAACTTCAACGGGCTCAAGCTGCTGCCAAACTTCGCCTATACCGGTGATATCCGCGTCTCTGCGAAGGCCGTCTCCGGCTTCGTTGACCGTGTCCTCACGGCCACCGGATCCAAAAAGGTCGACCTCATCGGGTGGTCCCAGGGTGGCGGCCCGCTGCCGAATTACTACATCACCAAACTCGGCGGTGACAAAAAGGTCAGCAAGCTCATCGCCCTTGCCCCGTCGAATCACGGCGTCGGACCCCGAGCCGTCTCAAGGTTCGTGAACGAGTCCATCTCTGAGGCAAAACACAAGAAGATCGAGGCCACCTTCGCCAAAGCCCACATCGCCAGCTATGAGCAGCAACTCGGCTTCTCCAACTTCAACAAGGAGCTCTATGGCAACGGTCCGGTGACACGCCCCGGCGTCAAGTACACAGTCATCGAAGGCCGCTACGACGACGCGGTCGTGCCATTCACCAACGCTTTCTTGAACGAGCCTGGTGTCAAA
Protein-coding regions in this window:
- a CDS encoding NAD(P)H-hydrate epimerase, translated to MASVCTAEATRAAEQRWCDAHPGQDLMDIAAQAVARKAQELLLGGAVDEIMPDWAASQCVLVLVGGGNNGGDGLFAAAALAQRGWRVELAQVMGQPHEAGMAAALDAGCIRVSLGEVTSHSYDLAIDAVLGIGGRPGIPQSLERIDTWLRARQIPVLAVDLPSGLDANSGEVESCVHAAYTITFSSLKWCHIAHPAARYCGELEVHDIGLDFVDDDGECLDDVDEYCDLAEMASLWPVPGALDDKYSRGVVGIDTGSEKFPGAAVLGVLGALRTGPGMVRFSGPSAIMAFILSRAPSVVIGEGRVQSWVIGSGWGTHDGNADRFSQRAAEGVPMVIDADALALLPAELPEGCLLTPHAGELARMLRIERSQVVADPRGSAVRAAQRFGATVLLKGSIQWVARPDGGVRAALPGPAWTAQGGSGDVLAGMCGTLMAAGLPADDAALCAAGMQAATAISMPGPYAPDQIAELLPGTVTTVLSR
- a CDS encoding holo-ACP synthase, with the translated sequence MIIGIGVDVCDISRWEAAVQRHPGMVRKMLTHTEAVMPARSQAARFAAKEALYKALGGGEGLSWQDCEVVTDGEAVRFELRGSLARRAEELGVRRVHLSLTHDAGVAVAMVFCEG
- the glmS gene encoding glutamine--fructose-6-phosphate transaminase (isomerizing), with the translated sequence MCGIVGYCGHRQAERVIIDGLRRLEYRGYDSAGLAVVADGNLYRAKKSGKLTHLEEELAVHPLPESTQGIGHTRWATHGAPTDENAHPHMSFDGRVAVVHNGIIENFAALRAELESEGITFSSETDTETAAHMLALEMQRRSSLTEAMGAVASRLEGAFTLVAVSPDAPDTVVAARRNSPLVVGLGQGENFLASDVAAFIEHTREALELGQDQIVVLTPDGVTVTDFEGNPSQARPYHVDWDLSAAEKQGHDWFMRKEIFEQPRAVADTLLGRWSDRGDLVLDEVHISPEELRRINKIVVVACGSAYYAGMVAKYAIEHWTRVACEVDLASEFRYRDPIIDPMTLVVTVSQSGETADTLMAIRHAREQHAKVIAICNTNGATIPRESDAVIYTHAGPEIGVASTKGFLTQVVACYLLGLYLAQVRGMKYGDEIRGVMSELDQMPGKIQEVLDEIEPVYELARVMAKEEEAVFFLGRHVGYPVALEGALKLKEIAYMHAEGFAAGELKHGPIAVIEEGTPVFVVVPPKGRDQLHDKVVSNIQEIRARGARTIVLAERGDDDVKPYADTFVGLPACSTLLQPLVAAVPLQAFACELATAKGHDVDQPRNLAKSVTVE
- a CDS encoding esterase/lipase family protein, with translation MKRSKRIAAALTSLTTIVATAFATISAAPAHAADSDTSVPPEITMPGSPDGIPSAGNGPIKLFTYPASVYALAHPGTNPQGANNFSCKPREGQNPVVLLPGTNSDAYASWSMYAPKLTKLGYCVFSPNFNGLKLLPNFAYTGDIRVSAKAVSGFVDRVLTATGSKKVDLIGWSQGGGPLPNYYITKLGGDKKVSKLIALAPSNHGVGPRAVSRFVNESISEAKHKKIEATFAKAHIASYEQQLGFSNFNKELYGNGPVTRPGVKYTVIEGRYDDAVVPFTNAFLNEPGVKNILVQDTCRNDHASHVNFTYDVNVYQMAVNALDPDHAQPVTCVFQPFIG